The Parambassis ranga chromosome 14, fParRan2.1, whole genome shotgun sequence genome includes a window with the following:
- the LOC114446583 gene encoding uncharacterized protein LOC114446583, with product MLFDQVRVQGSSTEGHLSTQGPQAMMIFGISTSSRIGQLINSYLRLIPGIANNQETMAETTELYDSLLKLELLDHYERMINKKRMSSVSMQQWLAGAAFHLHLRLHQVRLNSVPLGSAKSLRFSYKTGLNHLIQGYAAYLRRNIQETAAPGPHHTAINAASGPKETSATNTTCSSSVLFNISLVSPSVSADIFNDSTTPNSTAGSCKTHGSTEDVGLNEDRKGNNDTTVGMINKNTLNISAGHSRKEEEHMLVIETWRNVSHNVQHHPCESSAIQQALVTRIINAQDLERNRNFFIYREKAFQNLLRQREELRSN from the exons GGACCCCAGGCCATGATGATTTTTGGCATCAGTACCTCTTCAAGAATTGGCCAGCTAATTAACAGCTACCTCCGCCTCATTCCTGGCATCGCCAACAACCAGGAGACAATGGCCGAAACCACGGAGCTCTACGACAGTTTGCTGAAACTTGAACTGCTTGATCATTATGAGAGGATGATTAACAAGAAGAGAATGAGCTCAGTGTCCATGCAGCAGTGGTTGGCAGGAGCAGCTTTTCACCTGCACCTGAGACTGCACCAG GTCCGTCTGAACTCTGTGCCTTTGGGATCTGCTAAATCACTGCGTTTTTCTTATAAGACAGGACTGAATCACCTGATTCAGGGCTACGCAGCTTATCTGCGCAGAAACATCcaggagactgcagctccaGGCCCACATCACACTGCAATCAATGCAGCCAGTGGTCCAAAAGAAACCAGTGCAACCAATACAACATGCTCCAGCAGTGTCCTTTTTAATATCAGTTTGGTCAGTCCAAGTGTCTCGGCTGATATATTCAATGACTCTACCACACCCAATTCAACTGCTGGAAGCTGTAAAACTCATGGCTCCACAGAGGACGTTGGACTCAACGAAGACAGGAAGGGAAACAATGACACCACTGTAGgtatgataaataaaaacacactcaatatTTCTGCTGggcacagcaggaaggaggaagaacacATGTTAGTCATCGAGACTTGGAGAAACGTCAGTCACAACGTGCAGCACCATCCCTGTGAGTCTTCGGCCATTCAGCAAGCTCTGGTGACCCGCATTATCAACGCTCAGGACCTGGAGCGGAACAGAAACTTTTTCATTTACCGAGAGAAAGCCTTCCAGAACCtcctcagacagagggaggagctgaggtcAAATTAG